In the genome of Quercus robur chromosome 3, dhQueRobu3.1, whole genome shotgun sequence, one region contains:
- the LOC126716437 gene encoding pectate lyase-like produces MAEVNKNCFLLFFFVSFVVIIPTLHANIAEYDDYWKQRAAQAEKDNHEAYNPDPEEVTNSFNSHVNKALDGANSTRRQLKKYKGPCVATNPIDRCWRCDPEWYNHRKRLTKCVLGFGHKTIGGKKGKYYVVTDSSDGDMVNPKPGTLRHAVIQKKPLWIVFARSMVIRLNQELIMTGHKTIDGRGANVRIAYGAGITLQFVKNVIIHNIHIHNIVAGSGGTIRDSIDHVGFRTPSDGDGISIFGSSKIWIDHVSMSNCQDGLIDAIMGSTAITISNCHFTHHNEVMLFGASDSFSGDKIMQITVAFNHFGRGLVQRMPRCRWGFVHVVNNDYTHWLMYAIGGSSSPTIISQGNRFIAPPNLAAKEVTKRDYAEQGVWQNWRWRSQGDLMMNGAFFVQSGAPLKTHGFSKKQLIKSKPGTYVRRLTRFSGTVRCRKGIPC; encoded by the exons ATGGCAGAAGTTAACAAAAAttgctttcttctcttcttttttgtatcATTTGTTGTAATCATCCCAACCCTTCATGCCAACATTGCTGAATACGATGATTACTGGAAGCAAAGAGCTGCCCAAGCCGAAAAAGACAACCATGAAGCCTATAATCCTGATCCTGAGGAAGTCACAAATAGCTTCAACTCTCATGTCAACAA GGCTTTGGATGGCGCTAACAGCACAAGAAGACAATTGAAAAAGTATAAAGGCCCATGCGTGGCCACCAATCCTATTGATCGATGCTGGAGGTGCGACCCCGAATGGTACAATCACCGCAAGAGGCTAACTAAATGTGTCCTTGGCTTTGGCCACAAGACTATTGGTGGAAAAAAGGGAAAGTACTATGTGGTCACAGATTCCTCAGACGGTGACATGGTCAATCCCAAACCTGGGACTCTCAGACATGCTGTGATTCAAAAGAAGCCCCTCTGGATTGTGTTTGCACGCAGCATGGTCATTAGGCTTAATCAGGAGCTAATCATGACTGGACACAAAACCATTGATGGTAGGGGAGCTAATGTTCGTATTGCTTATGGTGCTGGCATTACTCTCCAATTTGTCAAGAATGTGATCATCCATAACATCCATATCCATAACATTGTTGCTGGAAGTGGTGGAACTATTAGGGATAGTATTGACCACGTTGGTTTTAGGACCCCTAGTGATGGTGATGGTATCTCTATCTTTGGCTCATCCAAAATCTGGATCGACCATGTTTCCATGTCTAATTGCCAAGATGGTCTCATTGATGCCATCATGGGTTCAACTGCTATTACCATCTCCAATTGCCATTTCACCCACCACAATGAG GTGATGTTGTTTGGAGCAAGCGATAGCTTCTCTGGCGACAAGATAATGCAAATTACAGTTGCCTTCAACCATTTCGGCCGGGGATTGGTGCAGCGGATGCCAAGGTGCCGATGGGGATTCGTCCATGTGGTTAACAATGATTACACTCACTGGCTCATGTATGCCATTGGTGGTAGCAGCAGTCCTACTATTATCAGTCAGGGTAATCGATTCATCGCTCCTCCAAACCTGGCTGCTAAAGAG GTGACCAAGAGGGACTATGCAGAACAGGGTGTCTGGCAGAATTGGAGATGGAGATCACAGGGTGATCTGATGATGAATGGTGCATTCTTCGTTCAATCTGGGGCTCCACTTAAAACTCATGGTTTCTCAAAGAAGCAATTGATCAAGAGTAAACCTGGCACATATGTGAGAAGACTCACTCGCTTCTCAGGCACAGTAAGATGCAGAAAGGGCATACCTTGTTAA